The Castanea sativa cultivar Marrone di Chiusa Pesio chromosome 11, ASM4071231v1 genome contains a region encoding:
- the LOC142615076 gene encoding uncharacterized protein LOC142615076, producing the protein MFTEGLDESAVKWVKQGLDLQVEEPPLVRSPLSEKIGCDPFPKSPLSHRSFNGSSLTHVLPPLKFHCGLLAPHSLVTPCLDDDDEYESVASAPDEEDTNYSDSEEEVDFLDKPILQCYNDDEIFGYTYKSSTNFSRAHGSSLNKGGLSKEKLKIEVPENFRRYTTDGELGTRKCAQKGSTTAPSGGGTELHRRVLFNLHGPPTHGSVQGLEDLGTPSAPPIVADIGREERSFEVEVDSQQRRASEGLSEIDLPDEGVYPTRVSDEFFESKEGLAEWKAESFETNELGERVNKSISGEKETQFSYFQASQLDHSPYYNTSGQYAWQTLISYDACIRLCLNAWARGCTEAPEFLRDECIVLRSAFGLHNFLLQPRAAQPMEGRTTKSVEQICGSKAKKVVGKIRVEVRKLRVIPRRKLKSTYSQRGAIYMQAGAEYVRHVSSLLKTSMNSLKIASFSVTSEEPLSCLFQLKSATEDTEVEPGSAIFLRPGSGDCHVFYPESQGDALLVEVQDAKKSVQGRTAIPVSSLTDNPSDRIRWWPIYHEDQECVGKIQLFIGSTITNNETNHIKSAPVVETLAYDLLLEAAMRAQHFHSRNLRLQGPWKWLLTEFADYYGVSDSYTKLRYLSHVMNVATPTKDCLELVNELLVPIIKARSEKSLTRQEKNLLLDCETQTESLLENVFENYKSLDEDSPTGLADLFGPMQESAAPALAPAVQVYTLLHDILSLDSQNTLRNYLQTAAKRRCRKHMVETDEFVSNNSEGFLMDSITISTAYLKMKNLCINISKEIQADIKIHNQHVLPSSIDLSNIAAAVYSTELCNRLRGFLAAWPPASPQPHVNELLIATADFERDLELWNISLVQGGVDSRNLFHNYIMVWVQDMQLNLLELCKAEKVPWSGVMTNHSTSPFAEEMYDKIRDSLNQYEVVINRWPQYSLILENASANVERAIIKALERQYNDILTPLKDSIQKKLNLQVQKLTRRQSVAIYSVPNQLGIFLNTMKRILDVLHCRVEEILKSWAACLPVMGDKKSLFGEQMNGITVLLRTKYKNYLQAIVGKFISNMQANRNTRLKRILEETREEDGEAEVRERMQMLTSQLIDSISNLHEVFTSHIFIATCRGYWDRMGQIVLHFLEDRKENRVWYNGSYYALGILDDTFASQMQRLQGNSLQEKDLEPPRSVIEARSILCRDTANATDSSTFYYV; encoded by the exons ATGTTCACTGAAGGCCTGGATGAAAGCGCAGTCAAGTGGGTCAAACAG GGATTAGATTTACAAGTGGAAGAACCCCCACTAGTTCGATCTCCTTTATCAGAGAAGATTGGATGTGACCCATTTCCAAAATCTCCTCTTTCACACAGATCATTCAATGGTTCAAGTCTCACCCATGTATTGCCTCCTCTCAAGTTCCACTGTGGCCTGCTGGCACCACACAGTTTGGTCACTCCTTGCCTTGACGACGACGATGAATATGAGAGCGTAGCTTCTGCTCCGGACGAGGAGGATACTAATTACTCGGATTCAGAGGAAGAAGTTGATTTCTTGGATAAGCCAATCTTACAGTGCTATAATGatgatgaaatttttggttACACTTACAAATCTAGTACAAATTTCAGTAGAGCACATGGGTCTTCTTTGAATAAAGGAGGGTTGTCCAAGGAAAAGCTTAAGATTGAAGTACCTGAAAATTTCAGAAGATATACTACTGATGGTGAATTGGGTACTAGAAAATGTGCTCAGAAGGGTTCCACTACAGCCCCAAGTGGTGGTGGCACTGAACTTCATAGACGGGTTCTATTCAATCTACAT GGTCCTCCAACTCATGGAAGTGTGCAAGGTTTAGAGGACTTGGGAACTCCAAGTGCACCTCCCATAGTTGCTGATATCGGACGAGAAGAGAGAAGCTTTGAGGTCGAGGTTGACAGTCAACAGCGGAGAGCTTCTGAAGGTTTGTCAGAAATTGATCTACCTGATGAAGGGGTATACCCAACAAGAGTATCAGatgaattttttgaaagtaaagaaGGTTTAGCAGAATGGAAAGCAGAGTCCTTTGAAACCAATGAACTTGGGGAAAG AGTAAACAAATCCATAAGTGGTGAAAAGGAAAcgcaattttcttattttcaagCCAGCCAATTGGATCATTCACCTTATTATAACACCAG TGGTCAATATGCCTGGCAAACACTGATTTCTTATGATGCTTGTATACGCTTATGTCTAAATGCATGGGCAAGAGGCTGCACCGAAGCACCTGAGTTTCTACGTGATGAGTGCATTGTTCTCCGAAGTGCCTTTGG tttacacaattttttattacaacCCCGAGCTGCACAACCAATGGAAGGCAGGACTACTAAGAGTGTTGAACAAATATGCGGTTCAAAGGCAAAGAAGGTTGTTGGAAAAATAAGAGTGGAAG TGAGGAAACTTCGAGTAATACCAAGGAGGAAGCTTAAGAGCACATATTCACAGAGAGGTGCAATCTACATGCAAGCGGGGGCAGAGTATGTTCGGCATGTTTCATCACTGTTGAAAACTAGCATGAATTCTCTGAAGATTGCCTCTTTCTCAGTGACATCAGAAG AGCCACTATCATGCTTATTTCAATTGAAGAGTGCTACAGAAGATACTGAAGTAGAACCGGGTTCTGCTATTTTCTTGCGCCCTGGAAGTGGTGACTGCCATGTCTT TTACCCGGAGAGCCAAGGGGATGCTCTTTTGGTGGAAGTTCAAGACGCAAAAAAATCAGTCCAAGGTCGAACTGCAATCCCAGTTTCATCCCTCACTGACAACCCT AGTGACAGAATTCGGTGGTGGCCCATATACCATGAAGATCAAGAATGTGTTGGAAAGATCCAGCTTTTTATTGGGAGTACAATCACAAACAATGAGACTAATCACATAAAG AGTGCACCTGTTGTAGAAACTCTAGCCTATGATTTATTGCTGGAGGCAGCAATGCGTGCACAGCATTTTCATTCCCGGAACTTGCGGTTACAGGGACCTTGGAAGTGGTTGTTGACTGAATTTGCAGACTATTATGGTGTTTCTGATTCATATACTAAGCTGAG ATATCTTTCTCATGTCATGAATGTGGCGACTCCAACAAAAGACTGCTTAGAGCTCGTGAATGAGTTGCTTGTACCCATAATAAAGGCTAGAAGTGAGAAAAGTTTGACAAGACAGGAG AAAAATTTACTATTGGATTGTGAAACCCAGACAGAGAGTCTATTGGAAAATGTTTTTGAGAACTACAAATCATTAGATGAAGACTCTCCTACAGGGTTAGCAGACTTGTTTGGTCCAATGCAAGAATCTGCAGCGCCAGCTCTAGCACCTGCTGTCCAAGTCTACACTCTCCTTCATGATATCCTTTCTCTAGATTCCCAAAACACGTTGAGAAACTATTTGCAG ACAGCAGCAAAAAGGAGATGTCGGAAGCACATGGTTGAGACTGATGAGTTTGTCTCAAACAACTCTGAAGGTTTCTTGATGGATTCCATTACCATCTCCACAGCATACTTAAAGATGAAGAATCTATGTATAAACATAAGTAAAGAAATTCAGGCAGACATCAAGATCCACAACCAGCATGTACTCCCCAG CTCCATTGACTTGTCAAACATTGCCGCTGCCGTTTACAGCACTGAATTGTGTAACAGGCTTAGAGGTTTCCTTGCTGCATGGCCTCCAGCTAGCCCACAGCCACATGTAAATGAACTGTTAATAGCAACTGCCGATTTTGAAAGGGATCTTGAATTATGGAATATCAG TCTGGTGCAAGGTGGTGTAGACTCCAGGAATTTGTTTCACAATTATATAATGGTGTGGGTGCAAGATATGCAACTTAATTTACTTGAGCTTTGCAAAGCGGAAAAG GTGCCATGGTCAGGAGTGATGACAAATCATTCCACTTCACCATTTGCTGAGGAAATGTACGACAAGATTAGAGACAGCCTTAATCAGTATGAGGTGGTAATCAATCGATGGCCTCAGTACTCATTGATTTTGGAAAAT GCTTCTGCAAATGTGGAAAGAGCAATCATAAAAGCACTGGAGAGGCAATACAATGATATTTTGACACCTTTGAAAGATAGCATTCAGAAGAAGCTTAATTTGCAGGTTCAGAAGCTCACAAGAAGACAATCAGTGGCAATCTATTCTGTTCCTAATCAA TTGGGAATTTTTCTAAACACCATGAAGAGAATTCTTGATGTCCTACACTGTAGAGTGGAGGAAATTTTAAAGTCATGGGCAGCATGTCTGCCTGTCATGGGTGATAAGAAGTCACTATTTGGAGAGCAGATGAATGGGATCACAGTTCTCCTAAGAACAAAATACAAGAATTACTTGCAGGCAATCGTAGGGAAGTTCATTAGCAAT ATGCAAGCTAATAGAAATACACGACTCAAAAGGATTTTAGAGGAAACAAGGGAAGAAGATGGAGAGGCTGAGGTCCGTGAAAGAATGCAAATGTTGACTTCTCAACTCATTGATTCTATATCCAACTTGCATGAGGTCTTTACAAGTCACATATTCATTGCAACCTGTCGCGGATACTGGGATAGGATGGGACAG ATTGTTCTGCATTTTCTTGAAGACAGAAAGGAAAATCGAGTATGGTATAATGGATCTTATTATGCTCTTGGG ATACTAGATGACACTTTTGCATCGCAAATGCAGCGATTGCAAGGAAATTCTCTCCAAGAGAAAGATCTTGAGCCCCCTCGTTCAGTAATTGAAGCTCGATCAATTCTTTGCAGAGACACAGCAAATGCAACAGATTCATCGACCTTTTACTATGTTTAG
- the LOC142617195 gene encoding flowering time control protein FPA isoform X1: MSGRGGGGRDRFRRDYPSRFEDKMSSSHSGSGRNLNSTNLNNSNNNNNSGHPPSRHLWVGNLSHSIQEHELTNHFLQFGELESVAFQPGRSYAFLNFKRDDDAFAAITALQGFPVAGNPLRIEFTKADKASTASRDEDYSQRRDEQRSVSRGSPFSQREFRARQISPDPFYPDKSNLNDKNLEPSPVLWIGFPSLLKVDEMILGKAFSPFGEIEKITAFPGRSYAFVRFRSVMSACRAKETLQGKLFGNPRVHICFAKNEAGSSNSGRSSMNSSLSPHFKSNVRSGSSENFRQDRNFGSLSGDLGVRSPQFVSDMDPRDSDAYSFNRKRTLWAGGNDTSEQRRFGEVDSLGLSQDIYDHHSSPTRERHSHDYPQRFRQTSPFYDEPWDLPEDVQYFHGAKKLKTGSFPPEKDLPEHPFSDFEQEKHMFPKVFSDFPQPEAFDRSFEAVPGGYKPISNRIMNSVVPHGERSDHWKESYENFQMGSGSLPSNPIEKKGFTPESDQSSMTEWKWEGTIAKGGTPICRARCFPVGKVLDMMLPEFLDCTARTGLDMLSKHYYQAANAWVVFFVPETDADMGFYNEFMHYLGEKQRAAVAKLDEKTTLFLVPPSDFSQKVLKVPGKLSISGVVLRLEHPGSNFGSLHHQNEKNNTNVVPINRDSSYTKPSTPMRAISQLAGVPNVSFSGNVVTSAPPASFSGSAHAVSGISDSYNGNRHDYPPRQGNPMLGQNFSSHHPHNSISGTRNVPSRASNSAVPVVQEHHSVLPNRMQESHYKGGISGIPLSGNSKSSIQGTQTSASMSMPIGALQPDQLAQLASSLLGQQRQSGSSANLSMGDDFRQISTMNESGNPLRTSQRYVPQNNQVSSELSTSHFSQVQQFQQPQQRTSNAPVAPHMVQRELQTAAQGNQLLQNNTAQEEAEADPQKRLQATLQLAAALLQQIQQGKGS; the protein is encoded by the exons ATG TCGGGCCGAGGAGGAGGAGGGCGGGACCGGTTTCGAAGGGACTACCCATCGAGATTCGAAGACAAGATGAGTAGTAGCCATTCGGGTTCGGGGCGTAATCTTAATTCTACCAATTTGAATAacagtaataataataacaacagtGGGCATCCGCCCTCGAGGCATCTCTGGGTTGGGAATCTTTCCCACAGCATACAAGAGCACGAGCTCACCAATCACTTCTTGCAGTTTGGAGAGCTCGAGAGTGTGGCTTTCCAGCCCGGGCGTAGCTATGCGTTCCTTAATTTCAAGAGGGATGATGATGCTTTTGCTGCCATTACCGCGCTTCAAGGTTTCCCTGTCGCCGGCAACCCACTTAGAATTGAGTTTACCAAGGCG GACAAGGCATCAACAGCATCACGTGACGAAGATTACTCTCAACGTCGGGATGAACAGCGCTCAGTGTCAAGAGGATCTCCTTTCTCTCAAAGGGAGTTCAGAGCACGCCAAATTAGTCCTGATCCTTTTTATCCTGACAAATCCAATTTGAATGACAAAAATTTAGAGCCTAGTCCAGTTTTGTGGATAGGGTTTCCATCATTATTGAAGGTTGATGAAATGATCTTGGGGAAGGCTTTTTCACCATTTGGTGAGATTGAGAAGATTACTGCATTTCCTGGTCGTAGTTATGCCTTTGTTCGATTCAGGAGTGTAATGTCAGCTTGCAGGGCAAAAGAAACTCTCCAGGGAAAATTATTTGGCAATCCCCGTGTACATATTTGTTTTGCAAAGAATGAAGCTGGCTCATCCAACAGTGGAAGGAGCTCAATGAACTCCTCGCTGTCGCCACATTTCAAATCAAATGTTCGCTCAGGATCATCCGAGAATTTTCGGCAGGATAGGAATTTTGGGAGCTTATCTGGAGATCTTGGCGTAAGATCTCCTCAATTTGTATCAGATATGGATCCTAGAGATTCTGATGCCTATAGTTTTAATAGGAAGCGCACTTTATGGGCTGGTGGAAATGATACGTCTGAGCAGAGAAGGTTTGGAGAAGTGGATTCTCTAGGACTATCACAGGACATCTATGACCATCACAGTAGTCCTACAAGAGAGAGACATTCACATGATTATCCTCAGAGATTTCGTCAAACAAGTCCATTCTATGATGAGCCATGGGACTTACCAGAAGATGTCCAATACTTTCATGGAGCCAAGAAATTGAAGACTGGCTCCTTTCCACCTGAGAAAGACCTTCCAGAGCATCCTTTTTCTGATTTTGAGCAAGAGAAACATATGTTCCCTAAGGTATTCTCTGATTTTCCCCAACCTGAGGCCTTTGATAGAAGCTTTGAGGCTGTACCTGGTGGGTATAAACCAATCTCTAATCGCATAATGAATTCAGTTGTACCTCATGGAGAAAGGAGTGATCACTGGAAAGAATCTTATGAAAATTTCCAGATGGGTTCTGGTTCTCTGCCATCAAATCCTATTGAGAAAAAAGGATTTACACCTGAATCTGATCAGTCTTCTATGACTGAATGGAAATGGGAAGGGACTATAGCAAAGGGAGGAACTCCCATCTGTCGAGCTCGCTGCTTTCCTGTGGGAAAAGTCCTAGACATGATGTT GCCTGAATTCTTAGATTGCACAGCAAGAACTGGTCTAGACATGCTCTCAAAGCATTACTATCAAGCGGCTAATGCTTGGGTTGTCTTCTTTGTACCAGAAACTGATGCTGACATGGGATTCTATAATGAATTCATGCATTATCTTGGAGAGAAACAGCGAGCAGCAGTTGCTAAGTTGGATGAAAAGACCACCTTGTTTCTTGTACCCCCATCAGACTTTTCACAGAAAGTACTTAAAGTACCTGGGAAACTGAGTATCTCTGGTGTTGTTTTGAGGTTAGAGCACCCTGGTTCCAACTTTGGGTCTCTTCACcatcaaaatgagaaaaataatacaaatgTAGTGCCCATTAACAGGGATTCATCATACACAAAGCCATCAACACCTATGCGAGCCATTTCTCAATTAGCAGGAGTTCCCAATGTATCTTTTTCAGGGAATGTGGTTACATCAGCTCCACCTGCATCATTTTCAGGTTCTGCTCATGCAGTCAGTGGCATATCCGACTCGTACAATGGGAACAGGCATGACTATCCACCACGTCAGGGAAACCCTATGTTGGGACAAAATTTCTCCTCTCACCATCCGCATAATTCAATTTCTGGTACCAGAAATGTACCATCAAGAGCATCCAATAGTGCTGTTCCTGTTGTTCAGGAGCATCATTCAGTCCTGCCAAACAGAATGCAAGAAAGTCATTATAAAGGTGGAATCTCTGGTATTCCATTATCTGGAAATAGCAAGTCATCTATTCAGGGAACCCAAACTTCAGCTTCTATGTCTATGCCTATTGGAGCCCTGCAACCGGATCAACTTGCACAATTGGCATCATCTCTTCTTGGGCAGCAGAGACAGTCTGGGAGCTCTGCAAACCTATCTATGGGTGATGATTTTAGGCAGATAAGCACAATGAATGAGTCTGGCAACCCATTAAGAACATCCCAGAGATATGTTCCACAGAATAATCAAGTTAGTTCTGAGCTTTCAACATCGCATTTTAGTCAAGTTCAACAGTTTCAGCAGCCACAACAGCGGACATCAAATGCACCTGTAGCGCCTCACATGGTTCAAAGAGAACTTCAGACAGCAGCTCAGGGAAATCAACTTCTGCAAAATAATACTGCACAGGAAGAAGCAGAAGCAGATCCACAGAAACGACTGCAAGCAACATTACAGCTGGCAGCTGCTCTTCTTCAGCAAATCCAACAAGGAAAAGGAAGTTGA
- the LOC142617195 gene encoding flowering time control protein FPA isoform X2 — translation MSSSHSGSGRNLNSTNLNNSNNNNNSGHPPSRHLWVGNLSHSIQEHELTNHFLQFGELESVAFQPGRSYAFLNFKRDDDAFAAITALQGFPVAGNPLRIEFTKADKASTASRDEDYSQRRDEQRSVSRGSPFSQREFRARQISPDPFYPDKSNLNDKNLEPSPVLWIGFPSLLKVDEMILGKAFSPFGEIEKITAFPGRSYAFVRFRSVMSACRAKETLQGKLFGNPRVHICFAKNEAGSSNSGRSSMNSSLSPHFKSNVRSGSSENFRQDRNFGSLSGDLGVRSPQFVSDMDPRDSDAYSFNRKRTLWAGGNDTSEQRRFGEVDSLGLSQDIYDHHSSPTRERHSHDYPQRFRQTSPFYDEPWDLPEDVQYFHGAKKLKTGSFPPEKDLPEHPFSDFEQEKHMFPKVFSDFPQPEAFDRSFEAVPGGYKPISNRIMNSVVPHGERSDHWKESYENFQMGSGSLPSNPIEKKGFTPESDQSSMTEWKWEGTIAKGGTPICRARCFPVGKVLDMMLPEFLDCTARTGLDMLSKHYYQAANAWVVFFVPETDADMGFYNEFMHYLGEKQRAAVAKLDEKTTLFLVPPSDFSQKVLKVPGKLSISGVVLRLEHPGSNFGSLHHQNEKNNTNVVPINRDSSYTKPSTPMRAISQLAGVPNVSFSGNVVTSAPPASFSGSAHAVSGISDSYNGNRHDYPPRQGNPMLGQNFSSHHPHNSISGTRNVPSRASNSAVPVVQEHHSVLPNRMQESHYKGGISGIPLSGNSKSSIQGTQTSASMSMPIGALQPDQLAQLASSLLGQQRQSGSSANLSMGDDFRQISTMNESGNPLRTSQRYVPQNNQVSSELSTSHFSQVQQFQQPQQRTSNAPVAPHMVQRELQTAAQGNQLLQNNTAQEEAEADPQKRLQATLQLAAALLQQIQQGKGS, via the exons ATGAGTAGTAGCCATTCGGGTTCGGGGCGTAATCTTAATTCTACCAATTTGAATAacagtaataataataacaacagtGGGCATCCGCCCTCGAGGCATCTCTGGGTTGGGAATCTTTCCCACAGCATACAAGAGCACGAGCTCACCAATCACTTCTTGCAGTTTGGAGAGCTCGAGAGTGTGGCTTTCCAGCCCGGGCGTAGCTATGCGTTCCTTAATTTCAAGAGGGATGATGATGCTTTTGCTGCCATTACCGCGCTTCAAGGTTTCCCTGTCGCCGGCAACCCACTTAGAATTGAGTTTACCAAGGCG GACAAGGCATCAACAGCATCACGTGACGAAGATTACTCTCAACGTCGGGATGAACAGCGCTCAGTGTCAAGAGGATCTCCTTTCTCTCAAAGGGAGTTCAGAGCACGCCAAATTAGTCCTGATCCTTTTTATCCTGACAAATCCAATTTGAATGACAAAAATTTAGAGCCTAGTCCAGTTTTGTGGATAGGGTTTCCATCATTATTGAAGGTTGATGAAATGATCTTGGGGAAGGCTTTTTCACCATTTGGTGAGATTGAGAAGATTACTGCATTTCCTGGTCGTAGTTATGCCTTTGTTCGATTCAGGAGTGTAATGTCAGCTTGCAGGGCAAAAGAAACTCTCCAGGGAAAATTATTTGGCAATCCCCGTGTACATATTTGTTTTGCAAAGAATGAAGCTGGCTCATCCAACAGTGGAAGGAGCTCAATGAACTCCTCGCTGTCGCCACATTTCAAATCAAATGTTCGCTCAGGATCATCCGAGAATTTTCGGCAGGATAGGAATTTTGGGAGCTTATCTGGAGATCTTGGCGTAAGATCTCCTCAATTTGTATCAGATATGGATCCTAGAGATTCTGATGCCTATAGTTTTAATAGGAAGCGCACTTTATGGGCTGGTGGAAATGATACGTCTGAGCAGAGAAGGTTTGGAGAAGTGGATTCTCTAGGACTATCACAGGACATCTATGACCATCACAGTAGTCCTACAAGAGAGAGACATTCACATGATTATCCTCAGAGATTTCGTCAAACAAGTCCATTCTATGATGAGCCATGGGACTTACCAGAAGATGTCCAATACTTTCATGGAGCCAAGAAATTGAAGACTGGCTCCTTTCCACCTGAGAAAGACCTTCCAGAGCATCCTTTTTCTGATTTTGAGCAAGAGAAACATATGTTCCCTAAGGTATTCTCTGATTTTCCCCAACCTGAGGCCTTTGATAGAAGCTTTGAGGCTGTACCTGGTGGGTATAAACCAATCTCTAATCGCATAATGAATTCAGTTGTACCTCATGGAGAAAGGAGTGATCACTGGAAAGAATCTTATGAAAATTTCCAGATGGGTTCTGGTTCTCTGCCATCAAATCCTATTGAGAAAAAAGGATTTACACCTGAATCTGATCAGTCTTCTATGACTGAATGGAAATGGGAAGGGACTATAGCAAAGGGAGGAACTCCCATCTGTCGAGCTCGCTGCTTTCCTGTGGGAAAAGTCCTAGACATGATGTT GCCTGAATTCTTAGATTGCACAGCAAGAACTGGTCTAGACATGCTCTCAAAGCATTACTATCAAGCGGCTAATGCTTGGGTTGTCTTCTTTGTACCAGAAACTGATGCTGACATGGGATTCTATAATGAATTCATGCATTATCTTGGAGAGAAACAGCGAGCAGCAGTTGCTAAGTTGGATGAAAAGACCACCTTGTTTCTTGTACCCCCATCAGACTTTTCACAGAAAGTACTTAAAGTACCTGGGAAACTGAGTATCTCTGGTGTTGTTTTGAGGTTAGAGCACCCTGGTTCCAACTTTGGGTCTCTTCACcatcaaaatgagaaaaataatacaaatgTAGTGCCCATTAACAGGGATTCATCATACACAAAGCCATCAACACCTATGCGAGCCATTTCTCAATTAGCAGGAGTTCCCAATGTATCTTTTTCAGGGAATGTGGTTACATCAGCTCCACCTGCATCATTTTCAGGTTCTGCTCATGCAGTCAGTGGCATATCCGACTCGTACAATGGGAACAGGCATGACTATCCACCACGTCAGGGAAACCCTATGTTGGGACAAAATTTCTCCTCTCACCATCCGCATAATTCAATTTCTGGTACCAGAAATGTACCATCAAGAGCATCCAATAGTGCTGTTCCTGTTGTTCAGGAGCATCATTCAGTCCTGCCAAACAGAATGCAAGAAAGTCATTATAAAGGTGGAATCTCTGGTATTCCATTATCTGGAAATAGCAAGTCATCTATTCAGGGAACCCAAACTTCAGCTTCTATGTCTATGCCTATTGGAGCCCTGCAACCGGATCAACTTGCACAATTGGCATCATCTCTTCTTGGGCAGCAGAGACAGTCTGGGAGCTCTGCAAACCTATCTATGGGTGATGATTTTAGGCAGATAAGCACAATGAATGAGTCTGGCAACCCATTAAGAACATCCCAGAGATATGTTCCACAGAATAATCAAGTTAGTTCTGAGCTTTCAACATCGCATTTTAGTCAAGTTCAACAGTTTCAGCAGCCACAACAGCGGACATCAAATGCACCTGTAGCGCCTCACATGGTTCAAAGAGAACTTCAGACAGCAGCTCAGGGAAATCAACTTCTGCAAAATAATACTGCACAGGAAGAAGCAGAAGCAGATCCACAGAAACGACTGCAAGCAACATTACAGCTGGCAGCTGCTCTTCTTCAGCAAATCCAACAAGGAAAAGGAAGTTGA